In Sphaeramia orbicularis chromosome 15, fSphaOr1.1, whole genome shotgun sequence, a single genomic region encodes these proteins:
- the LOC115434722 gene encoding protein FAM161A, whose translation MSVMQQSTALENKELMTLYGERNHYQDKDCEECDLDSDCSEEGKGNKGIRSSLSLEIYGLHREQTEHQVYFTNQEYYRRLEELKSTHLRNMAELEKMYISQSMEKHGREDDRRRRSTETGHSFSDGGPSRRLQRINSQEELDLHETSSGSDQSELCGEERVEELEMDKPQRSHGQDCTFGRMLLSPEEMTNQKQFWFQPKTRCLKPEGALSRPHGVKVKANSKVTVPKPFQMMLREEERKRHKVRTRSEVELENTLLKQELEELRECQKQFRASPAPAHIHLPLFDVISRRFRQRPIQSKEYHNRGNAGKRDPNSSRASLTRSPQPFHFLERERRKREAKIVADLENLYPKEEPYTFRARPMPRSVYGPRSVEDLKASCVQLQEREATEGESEPNSDLEAEVFKPDATAPEGNLHGPSRCPSSKAVKKQIEVSIEMVQDREWAYMESPKAPTCNLCSSQQRPC comes from the exons ATGTCTGTGATGCAACAATCAACGGCTCTGGAAAACAAAGAACTGATGACTTTGTATGGAGAGCGAAACCATTACCAAGATAAGGACTGTGAA GAGTGTGATCTAGATTCAGACTGCAGTGAGGAGGGAAAAGGCAACAAAGGGATCCGTAGTTCTCTGTCCCTGGAAATCTACGGGTTGCACAGAGAGCAGACGGAGCATCAAGTTTACTTCACCAACCAGGAATACTACAGGAGACTAGAGGAGCTCAAGAGCACTCACCTTAGGAACATGGCTGAGCTGGAGAAGATGTACATCAGCCAGAGCATGGAGAAACATGGACgagaagacgacagaagaaggAGGAGCACAGAGACTGGACATTCATTCAG TGATGGTGGTCCTTCCAGAAGACTCCAGAGGATCAACTCCCAGGAGGAGCTGGACCTCCATGAGACATCCAGCGGTTCAGACCAGTCAGAGCTCTGTGGAGAGGAAAGGGTGGAGGAACTGGAGATGGACAAGCCACAAAGAAGTCATGGTCAAGACTGCACTTTTGGAAG AATGCTGCTAAGTCCAGAAGAAATGACAAACCAGAAACAGTTTTGGTTCCAGCCTAAGACCCGATGTCTAAAACCAGAGGGTGCACTGTCCCGTCCACATGGGGTTAAAGTTAAAGCCAACTCTAAGGTGACAGTGCCCAAACCCTTTCAGATGATGCTgagagaggaggaaaggaagCGACACAAGGTGCGGACCCGGTCTGAGGTTGAGCTGGAGAACACCTTGCTGAAACAGGAGCTGGAAGAGCTCAGAGAATGCCAGAAGCAGTTCAGAGCATCACCTGCACCGGCACACATCCACCTGCCCCTCTTTGACGTCATCAGTCGTAGGTTCAGACAGCGCCCTATTCAAAGCAAAGAATACCACAATAGAGGGAACGCTGGTAAACGGGACCCCAACAGCAGCCGGGCTTCACTCACTCGCTCACCACAACCCTTCCATTTCCTAGAgcgagagaggaggaagagggaggcgAAAATTGTAGCAGACCTGGAGAACCTGTACCCAAAAGAGGAGCCGTACACCTTCAGAGCGAGGCCCATGCCCAGATCAGTGTATGGCCCCAGATCCGTAGAAGACTTAAAGGCCTCATGTGTACAGCTCCAGGAGAGGGAGGCCACAGAGGGTGAGAGTGAACCCAACTCTGACCTGGAGGCAGAAGTGTTCAAGCCAGACGCCACAGCCCCTGAGGGAAACCTTCATGGGCCTTCAAGATGTCCATCCAGCAAAGCGGTGAAGAAACAGATCGAGGTGTCCATCGAAATGGTACAAGACCGGGAGTGGGCTTACATGGAATCACCCAAAGCCCCCACCTGCAACCTCTGCTCATCCCAGCAGAGGCCCTGCTGA